The following coding sequences are from one Paenibacillus stellifer window:
- a CDS encoding motility associated factor glycosyltransferase family protein, which produces MSFLTKNKRFIQKNYPSLISLIEDDDINDPMCTITETKNNETNMVVTVDRQEYFLHSKYNATAEARNWISTLQSEVTSSGHVLLFGIGLGYFLEALLELSEVVQVYVCEPSIIVFNQMIRTRDISKMFSDSRIKLVAVGENPLFLKQIANQISTYLVSNRLVTAIPPIYKRLFMQTFEDLSNDLKDSMIDQIGNLQTYTTFQNLWITNVLKNMRHTIISSSVNLLENAWEGSKAIVVGSGPSLQEDISYLKQLKDKCLIIAAGSSIQALQYNGIQPHLVVSMDGGEPNLRVFENIDTSQVPLLFIPQINSDILEIYKGEMVFALFTRDLISNYLWSNHSIPKFLNTSTVTGTAIQAARYMGATEIILMGQDLSYPQNQFYTPGVAHIPVELQKKQLDEAANLFVPNVDGGENPTTLKMHITLRDLEVLIKLEMINGLSFTNASRRGAHIEGTEYRALDDLITELLELPSRDFNVAVRIESPTKDNQVKLLEQMKTKLDYILKQSKTVEQKLKVMLETVEIMKKNSSARNRAKVNKNLNKVDELWKWITNRETFTVFFAFTRGHHMNIYKRYIPMIVETQDPLKKAELISEHLGNLLARLKEFLPELQELLKNTLDHLDILSTEIRGDTNERLV; this is translated from the coding sequence ATGAGCTTTCTAACTAAAAATAAAAGGTTCATTCAAAAAAACTACCCTAGTTTAATCTCACTTATTGAAGATGATGACATAAATGATCCGATGTGTACCATAACGGAAACTAAGAATAATGAAACCAATATGGTTGTGACCGTAGACAGACAGGAATACTTTCTGCATAGCAAGTATAATGCGACAGCGGAAGCCAGAAACTGGATTTCTACACTTCAAAGCGAGGTTACATCATCTGGACATGTTCTGCTGTTCGGAATCGGCTTAGGCTATTTTTTGGAGGCGCTGCTGGAGTTGTCCGAGGTTGTTCAGGTTTATGTTTGTGAACCAAGCATAATCGTTTTTAATCAGATGATTAGAACTCGTGATATAAGCAAGATGTTTTCAGATTCTAGAATTAAACTGGTAGCGGTAGGAGAAAATCCGCTTTTCTTGAAGCAGATAGCCAATCAAATCTCGACTTACTTGGTATCGAACAGATTAGTTACAGCTATACCCCCTATATACAAAAGACTGTTTATGCAAACTTTTGAGGATTTATCAAATGATCTCAAGGATTCGATGATTGACCAAATTGGAAATCTCCAGACTTATACTACATTTCAAAATTTGTGGATAACAAATGTATTAAAGAACATGCGTCACACTATTATATCGTCGTCTGTCAATTTGCTTGAGAATGCATGGGAAGGGAGCAAGGCGATTGTTGTAGGATCCGGCCCTTCTTTGCAAGAGGACATCTCATATCTGAAACAGTTGAAAGATAAGTGCCTGATTATTGCCGCTGGTTCAAGCATACAGGCCTTGCAATATAATGGGATTCAGCCGCATTTAGTGGTCTCTATGGACGGAGGGGAGCCTAACCTTCGCGTCTTTGAGAATATCGATACTAGTCAAGTGCCGTTGTTATTTATCCCGCAAATTAATTCAGATATTTTGGAGATCTACAAAGGTGAAATGGTGTTCGCGCTGTTTACTCGTGACTTAATTAGCAATTATTTGTGGTCAAATCATTCGATTCCGAAATTCTTGAATACGTCTACTGTAACAGGAACCGCAATCCAAGCCGCAAGATATATGGGAGCTACAGAGATAATACTAATGGGGCAGGATTTGTCTTATCCACAAAACCAGTTTTATACCCCAGGGGTTGCGCATATTCCTGTGGAATTACAAAAAAAACAATTAGATGAAGCTGCAAATCTGTTCGTACCCAATGTTGATGGCGGAGAAAACCCGACAACACTAAAAATGCATATAACTCTGAGAGATTTGGAAGTTTTGATAAAACTGGAAATGATAAATGGCTTATCCTTCACTAATGCTTCTAGGAGGGGAGCACATATTGAAGGAACAGAGTACAGGGCTTTGGATGATCTGATTACTGAATTACTTGAATTGCCAAGCAGAGATTTTAACGTTGCAGTGCGGATTGAATCACCTACAAAGGACAACCAAGTGAAATTACTGGAACAGATGAAAACCAAACTGGACTATATTTTAAAGCAAAGCAAAACTGTGGAACAGAAGCTTAAGGTTATGTTGGAGACGGTCGAGATAATGAAGAAGAATAGTTCTGCGCGAAATAGAGCTAAAGTTAATAAAAATCTAAACAAAGTGGATGAATTATGGAAATGGATCACCAATAGAGAGACCTTTACCGTGTTTTTTGCTTTCACACGAGGTCATCATATGAATATTTATAAGAGATATATACCTATGATAGTTGAAACACAAGATCCCTTGAAAAAGGCGGAATTAATATCAGAACACTTGGGTAATTTGTTGGCCAGACTTAAGGAGTTTCTGCCGGAGCTGCAAGAATTGCTGAAGAATACACTGGATCATCTGGACATTTTATCTACAGAGATCAGAGGTGATACGAATGAACGGTTGGTTTAG
- a CDS encoding flagellin produces the protein MGMFINTNVGAINANRNLSFNNTQMSKTMEKLSSGYRINRAADDAAGLAISEKMIYQINGLNQAQRNAQDGISLLQTAEGDLTEVHSMLQRMNTLANQAANGTYQDTDRDNLQAEVDQLVKEIDRITLNSNFNGVKLLNGTTASVNFQIGVTSGEQLQVTLSSMLASSIGIDALDISTSAAAAAALSTIKTAIEQVSTTRANLGAYQNRLEHTINSLGVTSENLSAANSRIKDADMATEMTAFTKNQILVQAGTAMLAQANSAPQAVLKLLG, from the coding sequence ATGGGTATGTTTATTAACACTAACGTTGGCGCGATTAACGCTAACCGCAATCTCAGCTTCAACAACACACAAATGAGCAAGACGATGGAAAAGCTGTCTTCCGGCTACCGTATCAACCGCGCTGCTGACGACGCTGCCGGCTTGGCAATTTCCGAAAAAATGATTTACCAAATCAACGGCTTGAACCAGGCTCAACGCAACGCTCAAGACGGAATCTCGCTCCTGCAAACGGCTGAAGGTGATCTGACTGAAGTTCACTCCATGCTGCAACGTATGAACACGCTGGCTAACCAAGCGGCTAATGGTACGTACCAAGATACTGACCGTGACAACCTGCAAGCTGAGGTAGATCAACTTGTAAAAGAAATTGACCGCATTACACTTAATTCCAACTTTAACGGTGTGAAGCTGCTGAACGGAACCACTGCAAGCGTGAATTTCCAAATCGGAGTAACATCCGGCGAACAACTTCAAGTAACATTGAGTTCCATGCTGGCTAGTTCTATTGGTATTGATGCTTTGGATATTTCGACTTCCGCAGCAGCAGCAGCAGCATTATCCACAATTAAAACTGCAATCGAGCAAGTTTCGACAACTCGTGCCAACCTTGGTGCATACCAAAACCGTCTGGAGCACACCATTAACAGCTTGGGTGTAACTTCCGAAAACCTGTCGGCGGCTAATTCCCGCATTAAGGACGCTGATATGGCTACTGAGATGACGGCATTCACCAAGAACCAAATTCTGGTTCAAGCAGGCACTGCAATGCTGGCACAAGCCAACTCTGCGCCTCAGGCTGTACTTAAACTCTTGGGATAA
- the fliS gene encoding flagellar export chaperone FliS, with product MASPNLTGYQAYQKNKYQTASPHRLTLMLYNGAIQFAGKAREAMLANNISDTNLYLQKSQDIIYELLSSLNIKEGGELAANLKNLYFYMIDRLIESNIQKKSSGIDEVVSMLEELKSAWEQIGKGGTLG from the coding sequence TTGGCATCACCCAATCTTACGGGCTATCAAGCCTATCAGAAGAATAAATATCAAACCGCTTCGCCACACCGCCTAACGTTAATGCTCTATAATGGAGCCATACAGTTCGCCGGTAAAGCTCGGGAAGCGATGCTTGCGAATAACATTTCGGATACGAACCTCTATCTGCAGAAATCACAGGATATCATCTATGAGCTGCTATCTTCCTTAAATATAAAAGAAGGTGGGGAGCTTGCAGCCAATCTTAAGAATTTATATTTCTATATGATCGACCGATTGATAGAGAGCAATATTCAGAAGAAGAGTTCCGGGATCGATGAAGTTGTGAGTATGCTTGAGGAATTAAAATCTGCTTGGGAACAGATCGGAAAGGGTGGTACCCTTGGCTAA
- the fliD gene encoding flagellar filament capping protein FliD, whose protein sequence is MSTSITGLASGFDSAAYIEAIMKQEKVPLTNLQTKKDNTTAYKNFFTALNTKMATLKDAATALSDLSTFTKNSATSSDTTKLAVTAGDSAVAGTYSVNVTSLATQQVSGSSAVKIVDDQGTKIKFDSALTGAELIISDGTSIDLTEFDNQDLNMDTALSKIAAKINQTSSGVTASIVQTSSTEQRLVLTSKSTGEASSFAITETGSFWGFPATPQQEATDAVFTVNGIEVHSSTNEVNDAIPGVTLTLTNTGSSTVKVAQDTDSIISKINTFVSAYNDIVTTIRNNTTKSTKNDDGSLSLTLQGDPMLRDLMSQLNDWMNTPIGTTKGLNLLSDIGLEIDKGVTSASLMTGKITFDSDAFKAKMLEDPAGVQKLLGGTITTTTGGGTTTSTGMGGLFKNNLQSWNNSVDGLITSKIKGYDSEITYLSESIQNMSDRLDQREESLKKQYANLEVVMSSLNNQKSYVSSILASFTKSSD, encoded by the coding sequence ATGTCGACAAGCATAACAGGACTGGCATCCGGATTTGATTCCGCGGCATATATAGAAGCGATTATGAAACAAGAGAAGGTCCCGCTGACCAATCTGCAGACCAAAAAAGACAATACAACAGCTTACAAGAACTTCTTCACAGCGTTAAATACAAAAATGGCCACCCTGAAAGATGCGGCAACTGCCCTTTCGGATTTGAGTACTTTTACCAAAAACTCGGCAACCAGTTCGGATACGACCAAGCTGGCAGTTACAGCCGGAGATAGTGCAGTTGCAGGGACTTACTCGGTGAATGTGACCTCATTAGCAACACAACAGGTTTCAGGGAGCTCCGCTGTAAAAATTGTAGACGATCAGGGAACAAAAATTAAGTTTGATTCAGCACTGACCGGCGCTGAACTTATTATTAGTGATGGAACCAGCATTGATCTTACGGAATTTGACAATCAAGATCTGAACATGGATACGGCTCTTAGTAAAATCGCGGCGAAAATCAATCAAACCTCAAGCGGTGTTACGGCTTCTATAGTTCAAACTTCGAGCACCGAACAAAGGCTTGTCTTGACTTCAAAAAGTACAGGTGAAGCCAGCAGCTTTGCTATTACAGAGACTGGATCATTCTGGGGATTTCCTGCTACCCCTCAGCAGGAGGCTACCGATGCCGTCTTTACTGTTAATGGGATTGAAGTTCATAGCAGTACAAATGAAGTGAATGACGCCATTCCTGGTGTTACGTTAACTCTAACTAATACGGGATCTTCGACAGTAAAGGTAGCTCAGGATACAGATAGCATCATCAGTAAGATCAATACTTTTGTTTCGGCCTACAATGATATCGTGACGACGATTCGGAATAACACCACTAAATCCACAAAAAATGACGATGGTTCTCTTTCACTTACATTGCAAGGTGATCCAATGCTTCGTGATTTGATGAGTCAATTGAATGATTGGATGAATACACCTATTGGAACAACTAAAGGATTAAATCTGCTCTCGGACATTGGGCTTGAAATTGATAAGGGAGTTACCAGTGCCTCTTTAATGACCGGAAAAATCACTTTTGACTCTGACGCCTTTAAGGCCAAAATGCTGGAAGATCCTGCAGGGGTGCAAAAATTGCTGGGAGGAACGATCACAACAACCACCGGAGGGGGGACAACGACCTCAACTGGAATGGGTGGCTTATTCAAGAATAATTTGCAGTCCTGGAATAACAGTGTGGATGGATTGATTACCTCCAAAATCAAAGGCTATGATTCGGAGATCACTTATCTTAGTGAATCCATACAAAACATGAGCGATCGTCTGGATCAACGAGAAGAGTCGTTGAAGAAGCAGTATGCCAATCTCGAAGTCGTGATGTCCAGCTTAAACAATCAGAAAAGCTATGTATCGAGTATTCTGGCCAGCTTCACGAAATCTTCAGACTAA
- a CDS encoding flagellar protein FlaG, with translation MEISKFNSFQTDKMRTVSTVAHIKATSSTTDHQEPNQKSQLRSEQTKEEQAKFEEQIKKLNESIASSGKELRFKYNDEAEQLYVEVLDQQTQEVLTSLPPEFLIDLSVKMKELVGMFFDEKI, from the coding sequence GTGGAGATAAGCAAGTTTAATTCATTTCAAACGGACAAAATGAGAACAGTCAGTACCGTGGCTCACATCAAGGCGACTTCTTCTACTACAGATCATCAGGAACCTAACCAAAAATCGCAGTTACGGAGCGAGCAGACAAAGGAAGAACAGGCGAAATTCGAAGAACAGATTAAGAAACTGAATGAATCCATTGCCAGCTCTGGCAAAGAGCTTCGTTTCAAATACAATGACGAAGCCGAGCAGCTCTATGTTGAGGTACTGGATCAACAGACGCAGGAGGTGCTGACAAGCCTACCCCCGGAATTTCTAATTGATCTGTCGGTAAAAATGAAAGAACTGGTCGGAATGTTTTTTGATGAAAAAATTTAA
- the csrA gene encoding carbon storage regulator CsrA, translated as MLVLRRKIGESVVIGNNIQVQILGIEGDQIKLGFVAPKDVQVLRQELYQEIVAENMAAKEQTGQLQQEQILNLLKNYRST; from the coding sequence ATGTTGGTGCTGAGACGTAAGATCGGTGAATCCGTGGTAATCGGCAACAATATTCAGGTCCAAATTTTGGGCATCGAAGGTGATCAGATCAAGCTAGGTTTTGTTGCTCCGAAAGACGTTCAGGTGTTGCGACAGGAGCTGTATCAGGAAATAGTTGCTGAGAATATGGCAGCTAAGGAACAAACAGGACAACTACAGCAAGAACAAATCCTTAACCTGCTGAAAAATTATAGATCTACTTAA
- the fliW gene encoding flagellar assembly protein FliW, giving the protein MRQINSKTYGTLELDDSQIYKFEAGIPGVSNISEYAFLPMEGTPFFLLHALEEEVSFFLLPVQEAVVDYSFQITDDIIELLALNSPDDVGVMVVVNIQEEGLYVNLLAPVLLSPYSHKGCQYIIKDQKLPVRYPLNPEGGRLNVGAET; this is encoded by the coding sequence ATGAGACAGATCAACAGCAAGACATACGGCACTCTGGAGCTGGATGACAGTCAGATTTATAAATTCGAGGCGGGCATCCCTGGTGTTTCCAATATTAGCGAGTACGCGTTCCTCCCTATGGAGGGAACCCCCTTTTTTCTTCTGCATGCGCTTGAGGAAGAGGTCAGTTTTTTTCTGCTCCCCGTTCAGGAAGCCGTGGTGGACTACAGCTTTCAGATTACGGATGATATTATTGAACTTCTGGCCTTGAATTCACCTGATGATGTAGGGGTCATGGTGGTTGTCAATATTCAGGAAGAAGGGCTTTACGTCAACCTGCTGGCACCCGTTCTGCTATCTCCTTATTCTCATAAGGGATGCCAGTATATTATCAAAGATCAGAAACTGCCTGTCCGTTATCCGCTGAACCCGGAAGGAGGACGACTTAATGTTGGTGCTGAGACGTAA
- a CDS encoding DUF6470 family protein: MRSTGIDSSAWGKYIPAELTVRLRPAELTTDWTSVYNDLDLKRPQSLMKDLEQEARSQGLENIAIKAQEGDRMANLAAGEKNVFGAIAHSRYMRSGQKEVTVEALPSQGVYIDFRIYPPEIHVDPKGVLPR; this comes from the coding sequence ATGAGGTCGACAGGCATCGATTCTAGTGCTTGGGGAAAATATATTCCGGCTGAACTCACCGTTCGCCTTCGACCGGCAGAGCTCACAACGGACTGGACCAGCGTGTACAACGATCTGGACTTGAAACGGCCGCAGTCGCTCATGAAAGATCTGGAACAGGAGGCCCGAAGCCAGGGCTTGGAGAATATTGCGATCAAGGCTCAGGAAGGTGACCGTATGGCTAATCTGGCCGCCGGCGAAAAAAATGTGTTTGGCGCAATCGCCCATTCCCGATATATGAGGAGCGGCCAGAAGGAGGTCACTGTCGAAGCCTTGCCGAGCCAAGGCGTGTACATTGATTTTCGCATCTATCCACCGGAAATCCATGTGGATCCGAAAGGAGTTCTCCCCAGATGA
- the flgL gene encoding flagellar hook-associated protein FlgL: MRVTGAMQNMQLVNNLQRINEGMTKAQNQLATGQKITKPSDDPIGVGYQMRYDTDLARSDEFLNNAQTGSEILKTMDALMQQASDVMKRARTLTLQAANGTYDAEQRKVISAEIKQLKEQLVTIGNSTYNGRYLFNGQKTDQAPYTVAGAAGESTDPGTFSLYVSPAVKVPVSLTGEDIFGKAGTDNAFKVLDDLATALDSNDTTAISASLGKIDTVADGFSLGWAEIGARMNRFELMENRITSEQTNLKEMRANVADVDVPTVITDLKMKEVVLQSALSTGARIMQTSLLDFLR; this comes from the coding sequence ATGCGTGTAACAGGGGCTATGCAGAATATGCAGCTTGTCAACAATCTGCAGAGGATTAACGAAGGCATGACCAAGGCGCAGAATCAATTGGCAACCGGGCAAAAGATCACGAAGCCCAGCGACGACCCGATCGGCGTCGGTTATCAGATGCGGTACGACACGGATCTTGCCCGTAGCGATGAATTTCTGAACAATGCCCAGACCGGGTCGGAGATCCTGAAGACTATGGACGCACTTATGCAGCAGGCATCCGATGTTATGAAGCGTGCGCGTACACTTACGCTGCAAGCGGCGAACGGCACCTATGATGCCGAGCAGCGCAAGGTCATCTCTGCGGAGATCAAACAGCTGAAAGAGCAACTGGTGACGATCGGAAACAGCACCTACAACGGCCGATATTTATTCAACGGACAGAAGACGGATCAAGCCCCATATACCGTAGCAGGTGCGGCGGGAGAATCAACGGATCCCGGTACGTTCAGTCTTTATGTCAGTCCTGCCGTTAAGGTGCCGGTAAGTCTTACCGGTGAGGATATATTCGGCAAGGCGGGAACGGATAATGCGTTTAAGGTTCTGGATGATCTGGCCACTGCTCTGGATTCCAATGATACGACTGCTATCAGTGCCAGCCTTGGAAAGATTGATACTGTCGCTGACGGCTTTTCCCTTGGATGGGCGGAGATCGGAGCACGCATGAACCGTTTCGAATTAATGGAGAACCGTATAACGAGTGAGCAGACCAATTTGAAGGAAATGCGGGCAAATGTAGCAGATGTGGATGTGCCAACGGTAATTACGGATTTGAAGATGAAGGAAGTCGTTCTTCAGTCGGCGTTGTCAACCGGGGCGAGAATAATGCAGACGTCTTTACTAGATTTTTTGAGATAA
- the flgK gene encoding flagellar hook-associated protein FlgK — protein MTSTFHGLETSKRALLVNTVSMQTMGHNIANANTEGYTRQRVNISAASPIWQMGMTKSQAAGQLGTGVEYDSITRVRDSYLDLQYRRENQALGSYDVLNTTMTSIQNIVNEPSDTGLSSVMDDFWNSWETLNRDPSLLSARVSVVGAAQNLSDTLKHIGESLNNVTTDTNANIGKKVTEANDLINNIAKLNDIIRRNESLGDNANDYRDQRDLLIDKLSTIVDVSVTESADGMVSITSAGVNVVDGLNVTELTAANAQTATGGQLNGYVKSLQEVDTIRNQLNGMVQTLVTGQVKVTLDNGYMTSKDMTALNDVTLSDGTTILAGNTIPAGSTVTSSMTVMVNGFNGLHELGYSLSDPATAGTPFFVASDGGDFTIDNLAVNPDIVSNTDKIASSSKYETVGGVNKTIRGNSDIASAIVGLRDAVFQFPANLTSLSQGTTDDYFRALTGDLGLRAQNVERNFNNETNLTSALETRRQSVSGVSMDEELSDMIRFQQAYNASARVMTAVDEMLDKIINGMGTVGR, from the coding sequence ATGACATCTACATTCCATGGTCTCGAAACCAGTAAAAGAGCATTGTTGGTGAACACCGTAAGCATGCAGACGATGGGTCATAATATTGCAAATGCCAATACGGAAGGATACACAAGGCAAAGAGTCAATATCTCGGCTGCAAGTCCGATTTGGCAAATGGGCATGACCAAGAGTCAGGCTGCAGGCCAATTGGGGACGGGCGTTGAGTATGACAGCATTACAAGAGTTAGAGACAGCTATCTGGATCTTCAGTATCGCCGGGAGAATCAGGCGCTCGGTTCTTACGACGTATTGAATACGACGATGACCTCAATTCAGAACATCGTCAACGAACCCTCGGATACCGGACTCAGCAGCGTGATGGACGATTTCTGGAATTCATGGGAGACGCTTAACCGCGACCCTTCGCTTCTGAGTGCACGTGTATCCGTTGTGGGAGCGGCGCAGAATCTTTCGGACACCCTCAAGCATATTGGCGAGTCTCTCAATAATGTTACAACTGACACAAATGCCAATATCGGGAAGAAAGTGACCGAAGCCAATGATTTGATCAATAACATTGCCAAACTGAACGACATTATCCGCAGAAATGAGAGCTTGGGCGACAACGCCAACGACTATCGCGACCAAAGAGATTTGCTGATTGACAAGCTGTCCACTATTGTGGATGTTTCGGTAACGGAGAGCGCGGATGGCATGGTCAGCATTACTTCCGCCGGTGTGAATGTTGTTGATGGCCTTAACGTAACGGAACTGACCGCCGCCAATGCCCAGACTGCTACTGGCGGACAGCTCAATGGGTATGTGAAGTCGCTTCAGGAAGTCGATACTATACGCAATCAGCTGAACGGCATGGTCCAAACGCTTGTAACCGGACAGGTCAAGGTTACGCTTGATAATGGATATATGACCTCCAAGGATATGACGGCGCTTAATGACGTAACATTGTCCGACGGCACGACAATCCTGGCGGGAAATACTATTCCGGCGGGTTCCACTGTCACCTCTTCGATGACGGTGATGGTAAACGGCTTCAACGGGCTTCACGAGCTGGGATACTCATTGTCCGATCCGGCGACCGCCGGAACTCCTTTCTTTGTTGCATCGGATGGCGGCGACTTCACCATTGATAACCTCGCGGTGAACCCCGATATCGTCAGCAACACGGACAAGATTGCTTCCTCTTCCAAGTACGAGACGGTAGGCGGAGTCAATAAGACGATCCGGGGCAACAGCGATATCGCAAGCGCGATTGTTGGCCTTCGGGATGCTGTCTTCCAATTCCCTGCCAACTTGACCTCCTTGTCTCAAGGAACGACAGACGATTACTTCCGGGCCCTTACGGGAGATTTGGGACTTCGTGCACAGAATGTTGAGCGGAATTTCAATAATGAGACGAACTTGACCTCGGCTTTGGAGACAAGACGCCAATCCGTGAGCGGGGTGTCCATGGACGAGGAATTATCGGATATGATTCGCTTTCAACAGGCTTACAACGCATCTGCCCGAGTGATGACGGCTGTTGATGAGATGCTCGACAAAATCATTAACGGCATGGGAACTGTAGGCCGCTAA
- a CDS encoding flagellar protein FlgN has protein sequence MSLRKLVESLELLNELNEKLLQLAEQKKEALIKGNFDELLRTTTGESSLIKSIRNQEKVQQEMAHEFMREKGIKSRLSLTISEISRLVFDPEEKASLLDVQKKLVENLGKLKRLNELNQTLVAQSLSFIDFSLNLYIEEDDSTYSRPDQINTARTAKRNGVFDTRA, from the coding sequence ATGTCCCTTCGAAAACTGGTTGAATCGCTGGAATTATTAAATGAACTCAATGAGAAACTGCTCCAGCTAGCCGAACAAAAGAAAGAGGCCCTTATTAAAGGGAACTTTGATGAATTGCTGCGTACGACAACCGGGGAATCCTCTTTGATCAAGAGCATCAGGAACCAGGAAAAGGTTCAGCAGGAGATGGCGCATGAATTCATGAGAGAAAAGGGGATTAAATCCCGTCTAAGCCTTACGATCTCGGAAATATCCCGGCTTGTCTTTGACCCAGAAGAGAAAGCTTCTCTCTTGGATGTGCAGAAGAAGCTTGTCGAGAACTTAGGGAAGCTGAAGCGCCTGAATGAGTTGAACCAGACGCTGGTTGCTCAATCCTTAAGCTTCATTGATTTTTCCCTTAACCTCTATATCGAAGAAGATGATTCGACCTATTCACGGCCGGATCAGATTAATACAGCCCGAACTGCCAAACGCAACGGTGTTTTTGATACCCGCGCTTAA
- the flgM gene encoding flagellar biosynthesis anti-sigma factor FlgM, with the protein MKINDTNRVNGINPYQKTVETNAANSVKKSQKKDEVSISAEALEMLRAQQSGDVEKTKKIEELKKLVSSGTYNVDARDLADKLLPYFKNIQQD; encoded by the coding sequence ATGAAAATTAACGATACCAACAGAGTCAACGGTATAAATCCTTATCAGAAGACAGTCGAGACGAACGCCGCTAACAGCGTTAAGAAGTCGCAGAAGAAAGATGAGGTCTCCATTTCTGCAGAAGCCCTTGAGATGCTGCGTGCACAGCAGTCGGGAGATGTTGAAAAGACGAAAAAGATTGAGGAACTGAAAAAACTTGTTTCTTCCGGAACATATAATGTAGATGCCCGGGACCTGGCCGATAAACTGCTTCCTTACTTCAAGAACATCCAACAAGACTAG
- a CDS encoding TIGR03826 family flagellar region protein, translating to MNLDNCPRCGRLYVKNVMELCQPCIKELEQQYEACVKYIREHKNTDIQELSDATEVSIKEITRFIKEGRISIANAPNMMYPCEVCGRLIRESHMCDDCRTRLRKGFTEAPKKEEAPTTPKKKGTTYFTVEDRHHS from the coding sequence ATGAACCTTGATAATTGTCCTCGGTGCGGCCGGCTATATGTCAAAAATGTTATGGAGTTGTGCCAGCCTTGTATCAAAGAACTTGAACAACAATACGAAGCTTGTGTCAAATACATTCGTGAACATAAAAATACGGATATCCAGGAGCTGTCCGATGCTACGGAAGTATCCATCAAGGAAATTACCCGCTTTATCAAAGAGGGCCGGATTTCCATCGCCAACGCTCCAAATATGATGTACCCTTGTGAGGTGTGCGGCCGGCTGATCCGGGAAAGCCATATGTGCGACGACTGCCGGACCCGGCTGAGAAAAGGATTTACAGAGGCTCCAAAGAAGGAAGAAGCTCCCACTACCCCCAAGAAGAAGGGGACGACTTATTTCACAGTAGAAGACCGTCATCATTCATAA
- a CDS encoding ComF family protein, with the protein MAYSSEMRSWIGEFKYRGDERYGELLGAMLDHAYEMLKSELESRRGTKWKADLLIPVPVSEARLLERGFNQAGRLAEVLSLRRKIPVMELLGRTRHTGKQSFKGRAERIKAMKEAFIFNNKKGEAFAHQLREREVSRIVIIDDIYTTGSTIHSCAEVIQRTAEAYDGHIEICSLTWARS; encoded by the coding sequence GTGGCTTACAGCAGTGAAATGAGGAGCTGGATTGGTGAGTTCAAATACCGCGGCGATGAAAGATATGGCGAGCTACTGGGAGCGATGCTGGACCATGCATATGAGATGCTGAAGTCGGAACTGGAATCCAGAAGGGGCACGAAGTGGAAGGCGGATTTGCTCATACCCGTACCCGTAAGCGAAGCTAGGCTCTTGGAGCGCGGCTTCAACCAGGCGGGCAGATTAGCGGAAGTTTTATCGTTGCGGCGCAAAATCCCTGTAATGGAACTGCTGGGCCGGACCCGTCATACCGGCAAGCAGAGTTTTAAAGGAAGGGCCGAAAGAATCAAGGCGATGAAGGAGGCTTTTATCTTCAATAACAAGAAGGGGGAGGCTTTTGCTCATCAGCTGCGTGAACGGGAAGTGTCCCGTATTGTCATTATCGATGATATTTATACAACGGGCAGTACTATACACTCATGTGCTGAAGTGATCCAGCGAACGGCCGAGGCGTACGACGGCCATATTGAGATCTGCAGCTTAACCTGGGCACGCTCATGA